The genomic region CCTACTCCACCCATTCAGTCGTCGAGGCGAGAAGGTGGGTACTTTCAGGTGTAGTCTACTGCTGTTATTCAAACACAGTTGACTGTCATCAAAACAATTTTAAGGAAAAGATTACTCACGGACACACGTTTTATTTGTATAGTAACACTACCGTGAGCTTATCTTGTATGCACTGCACACCGCTGGGGTCGCCTACATGGGTACCGTGGCATACATAAACAGTTTATTAAGCTAAAACGGATCCTATGTCCGCATCTAGTGGACACAATGtcaaataatgttaataattattatttcaaGAAGCGCTTCTTTGATCTCTAGAATATGCCGGGTTTTTTACTCCaatatttacaactttaatcTTTATTGTATCTTTATAAATGTAGGTGAACCCCTGTTTCAGCCTGAAATCAAACAGTGAGGTTGTAAAACATTGCGTATTGGGTTGAGATTTCAGGGAAGGACGGGGGCCGTGCTATTCCTATGAGGACCCTCCCCAACTTTTTGACACTTTCTTCGTACTGTAGCCTACGAAGAAATTGTATGGGCGTTAGGAGCGTATAATAATAagtagttttatttttttaaaatgcGCCACACCGTGGGTTTATACTGTTTGTTTCCAAGATGCTTAataaaatggcatagattacaATGTTGAAGATCATATAATTCTTATAACCATGTTTacaaccaaaccaaaaaaatagaTATCGGTTTCCCTTCAATGTAAATAGCGTTAGGTCTTTAAAGTCTCTCCCAAAATCTGATTGGCAAATACGAGAGGCTCCCACCCGGAAGCGTTGTATACGTCATCATCGGGAAAGGCAATATGGCACGGAATATATTGTGCAGGGCTGGGGATCTCTTACAGCTTAACAAACTAACTCTTCTCACTGGTGCCCGGTTGTGCACACAGGCTAAAACAGAACCGCTGACTTTGAGGCAACAAAACAATGGAATAAGGTTTTGTTTGTAATTTAGAGTACAGTTACATTGTAAGAAGTTGTGAAATGTCACTTCTCAGGCACACATGTTTGACACCAATGTTCGTCTTTCAGGAGAATCATACTGAACAACCCCCGAAAGAGGAATGCACTCTCCCTGTCCATGTTGCAATCCCTAAGAAATGACATTCTCATCGATGCAAATAGTGACGAACTCAGAGTTATTATCATATCTGGTaagtttgtgttgttgttgtggttgttggtggtTTTGTAGTGTCTATTGGACAATCGGAATGATTCtgttgcttgtttgtgtgataGCAAATGGTCCAGTGTTTTCTTCGGGACATGACCTGAAGGAGCTGACCTCGCTGCAGGGCAGAGAATACCACACGCAGGTGTTTCTAGCATGCTCAGAGGTGAGTCTCTCTGTCTTGTCCCCTTTTGAATTGAGTACCCCTGATACCCTCTTTTTGGTATCATTGGTCAAGCTATGAGGCTGTGTGGGTGACTTTTAGTGAACAGTAGCCTACTCAATTCGATTGCATTCaattcaaagggctttacatgcATGGgaaacatacatttatttattttttaatttataaaaccctgcctGACTGGAAGCTGAAGGAAATAACTGTTCATATCGACGATCTGTAGAAACAACTTTATACTTGAACATTGTCTCTAGGTCATGACTCTGATCCAGGACATACCTGTACCTGTGATCGCCATGGTGAACGGCGTTGCCACGGCAGCTGGCTGCCAGCTTGTCGCCAGCTGTGATATTGCCATCGTGACAGAGAAATCCACCTTTGCCACCCCTGGTGTCAACGTGGGACTCTTTTGCTCTACTCCGGCTGTGGCTATTGGCCGAGCAGTGCCCAGGAAGGTAGCCAATAGGATTGGATTGCACCCTCCTTATCCTGAATACAGAAATTGAAATTATGTCAACATTATGCGTATTATTTGTGAGTGAAGGGGACTGAAGCTTGTTCGTATTATTTCTAAGTCTTTTTTTCGTATACAGGTATGCTATGGAATCTTTGTTGTTGCGTTGTGGTATTATATTGTGTTGAAATATAATTAGAAATATAGACaaaatgtttatatatatatatatatatatatatatatatatatatatatatatatatataatttaacaGCCTGTATCAACTTTCTCATTACTTACTAATAATTACTATAATCCTctgttcattttattttccCTTACTTGCCATACtaggttgccatggagatgctGTTCACAGGCACCCCCATCTCGGCCCGTGATGCCTTGCTCCACGGCCTGGTCAGCAAGGTGGTCCCGGAGGAGcgtctggaggaggagacactggCCGTCGCCCAGCGCATCTGCCAGGCTAGCCAGCCCGTGGTAGCCCTCGGCAAGGCCACCTTTCACAGGTAAACCCCCCCTCCGTGGTAACACTGTAATGCCTGTGGCCAAATGTTAACGTGTGCAGAAATTGACCTTGAATAAGGGGGGGTAAACTTTATTCAATCTGTCTTCCGATACCATGGATGCATCCATTCTTAGGGCCCCGTTATCCTTGAAACAAAATCGAATTTGGGGAGTGTTCCTCGAACGCTGTCCGACTGCTGGTCGAAACACAGCGATTACAACAGTGTTCAATTATTGCCACCACAATGTGTTGCTCCTTTGTTTAACGACCCCAGGTGTTTCCTACCCCTTACGTTTACATCTCCCTGTCATTGTTGTCTTTTATGAAGCGGTCATACAAACGCGCATGATGATCCCCCTAAATCTTACCATCGGATTAGCTAAAACTTTATGGGCAGCGTGCAGAGTAAAAGACAGATAAAAagacgacactgttaccccttatgttttatttgataaaaaactacagtgttaccccttacgttttatttgatgatggGCAATGAAAAATGAGTGCTACCCcgtacgttttatttgatgacaggcaataaaaaacaacagtgttactccttatgttttatttgatgacgggcaataaaaaacaacagtgttactccttatgttttatttgatgacgggcaataaaaatcaacagtgttaccccttacgatGTATTTGATGAataccgataaaaaacgacagtgttaccccttacgttttatttgatgacggccgagagaatgttttatttaataaaaaacgacagtgttagcccttacgtttcatttgatgacgggcaataaaaaaacgacagtgttaccccttacgttttatttgatatgAAATGACGGTGTTACCACTCATGTCtcatttgatgacggccgatgaaaaaaccgacactgttaccccttatgtttttatttgataaaaacttACGTTTTAGatgatgacgggcaataaaaaacatcagtgttagtGTAATTTCTTCTATTGCTAGAAGTCAAACATTTTCTGTATATCTACCTACAGATTTTAACTCAGTGTTAACcctttattaaaaaaacgacagtgtaaccccttatgttttatttgatgacggccgataaaaaacgacattgttaccccttatgttttattcaaaaaacgacagtgttaccccttacgttatatttgttgacgggcaataaaaaaacaacagtgttaccccttatattttatttgatgacggggaataaaaaacaacagtgttaccccttatgttttattaaaaaaacaacagtgttaccccttactttttatttgatgacggcctataaaaaacaacagtgttaccccttatgttttcttttatgacggccgataaaaaacgacagtgttaccccttatgttttatttgattaaaaatGACGGTGTAacctcttatgttttatttgatgacggccgataaaaaacgacagttttaccccttatgttttatttgataaaaaacgacagtgttaccccttatgtttttttaaaaaaacaacagtgttaccccttacgttttatttgatgacggggaataaaaaaacgacagtgttgccccttctgttttttttgatgacggccgataaaaaacgacagtgttaccccttatgttttttttgatgaaaaacgacagtgttaccccttatgttttttttgatgacggccgataaaaaacgacagtgttaccccttatgttttttttgataaaaaacgacagtgttaccccttatgttttttttgatgacggccgaaaaaaaacgacagtgttaccccttatgttttttttgataaaaaacgacagtgttaccctttatgttttttttgatgacggccgataaaaaacgacagtgttaccccttatgttttttttgatgacggccgataaaaaacgacactgttaccccgtacgttttatttgttgacgggcaataaaaaaacaacagttatgttatgttttttattgtactataatcacccagctaggaggagctggggatcgaacaaccaacctttcagtttcaatacaactgctctacctactgagctaagacGCCCGATCTgtgataataaacgacagtgtcaaatcttattatttatttgatgacggcccataaaaaacgacagtgttaccccttatgttttttttgatgacggccgataaaaaacgacagtgttaccccttatgttttttttgatgacggccgataaaaaacgacagtgttaccccttatgttttttttgatgacgacctataaaaaatgacagtgttaccccttatgttttttttgatgacggccgataaaaaacgacagtgttaccctttatgttttttttgataaaaaacgacagtgttaccccttatgttttttttgatgacggccgataaaaaacgacagtgttaccccttatgttttttttcatgacggccgataaaaaagacagtgttaccccttttgttttttttgatgacggccgataaaaaacgacagtgttgccccttatgttttatttgatgacggccgataaaaaacgacagtgttaccccttatgctttttttgacaaaaaacgacagtgttaccccttatgttttttttgatgacggccgataaaaaacgacactgttaccccttacgttttatttgttgacgggcaataaaaaaacaacagtgttaccccttatgttttttttgatgacggccgataaaaaacgacactgttaccccttacgttttatttg from Gadus morhua chromosome 19, gadMor3.0, whole genome shotgun sequence harbors:
- the echdc3 gene encoding enoyl-CoA hydratase domain-containing protein 3, mitochondrial, whose translation is MARNILCRAGDLLQLNKLTLLTGARLCTQAKTEPLTLRQQNNGIRRIILNNPRKRNALSLSMLQSLRNDILIDANSDELRVIIISANGPVFSSGHDLKELTSLQGREYHTQVFLACSEVMTLIQDIPVPVIAMVNGVATAAGCQLVASCDIAIVTEKSTFATPGVNVGLFCSTPAVAIGRAVPRKVAMEMLFTGTPISARDALLHGLVSKVVPEERLEEETLAVAQRICQASQPVVALGKATFHRQMAQGRDAAYATASKVMVDNLALRDGQEGIRAFIEKRKPVWNHAAEKAHE